A window of Micromonospora sp. WMMC415 genomic DNA:
TTACGTTCCGCGTCCGACAGCAGCCCTTCCACGAACTGCCCGGCCGTCCGGCGTGGCTCGGCCCGCACGAACCGGTCAGCGACACGCGTCACCGCCTTGTCCAGGATGACCCGCCACCGGGCGGGTCTACGCTGTGGCACGCGGCCACCGCACGATCTTCGGTTGTCCTCACAAACCATCGATGATCAACGCGGTGGCCGTCTTCATGCCCACGCCACGCCCAACGCCGAAGCCAAGTGACGTTGGAGTATTAGTCCCGTGTCACGGCAGGAAGCGTTGCTGCCAATGCGGCTGTCTTGGTCGCCGTTCGGAAGATCGAGACGGCGTTGGCGGCGATGTCCGCGACGCCGTCTACCCTCTCCCGCTGGGTGAAGGGCAATCTTGCGTGCGGACCGACGCGGAACGCGGGCAGGTTGTAGTGCTCACGAGCAACGACGTTCCCGTCGGTAGTGGTGTACTCGTCGAAGGACCCGAGGTCGAGCCCGTCGATGTCCGTCTCTCGGTTGCCGGTGCAGACGACGACGAGGTCGTATGTGCGGCCATCGATGAGTGCCGCGCCGGGCAGCGCGACGGGCCGTGCCCGGCGACCCAGCACGTTGAGTCGCCGGACGCCGAACCCGTCCGGGCGCAGGTAGCGACCGATGGCCTGATACCTGCCACGGATGTCTTCCTGCCACGCCTCGCACGTGGTTGGCAGGTCGTCGGCGTACCAGTCGATCCGGTCCACTCGGTCCAGCGCGGCAGCGGCCATGAACGGTTGCGGCGCGATACCCAGGCACGACTCGACGGCGCACTTGGCGGAGTCACCACCACCGACAACCGCGACACGATGCACACCGCGCAGCGGCCACATGTCGGCCATGCGCCGCATGAATTGCGGGAAGGTGAGGATCGTGGTGCCGTTGGCAACGTCCTGGTCGTCCGGGTCACCCACGCCTCGGGCGTCGATGACCCGCCCGGCGGGCAGCGGGTCGCGATCCTCAATCTCGATCTGCACCCCGGTTCCGTCACGAGCGACCGACAGGACCTTGGCGTTGGTCACCACGTCGGCGAACTGCGCCAACGCGAGGCGAATCACGAACGCCATGTCCGTGTTCGTCTGGTACTCGACCATGGACACATTCGCTGCCTGGATCGGTGCGCCCGGCAAATAGTTGAGGCTTGCCCCCTGGTCGCCTGCCAGTCCGGCGCTTCCCGCCCGGTTGCGGGAGTTGAGGTAGAACGTCGGCCGCGCGGTCATGGCGAACGTGCCACCAACCCGCTCGTGGCGTTCCAACACCAGCGGCTTCGGGTACCCACTGAGGACGCGAACTGCCGCGTACGTCGCTGCGTGGAAGCCGCTACCGATGATGACCTCACGGTCGGTGCCGCTGGAACCGAGCGTGTCCTGCTGACGCGGCTCGTCCGACCAGTAGGCGTCCAAGACCTGGTCAGCGAAGTCGCGACCGTAGGGGTCCAGGGCAATACCGGTGAGCTTCGCCTGCCACGGGCTCGGGAACTCAGACTCCCGTTGCGTCATCGCCCGCATTCCCTCAGCGGCAGATTGCCTCAAGGCGACGGTGGTGAGAAGGGACTCGATCTGCGCGGATGGCTCGAACATGGCCCCGCATCCTTTCCTCGGTCACCGGGGCATCGCGCCGGGCCGCGTACCCACCCCGGGGCACCCCGGGGTCGCGGCACGCGGCCGGCACGATCCCCGGAAGGGTCAAACGGGTGGGTCGCTGGGTCTGGCGGTTACCAGTCCCAGGTGGGCAGATCGCCGACCCTGGTCGGCGTCGGCGTTGAACATCAGGTAGTCGCCGCCCGACGCGGGGGCGGAGCCCGGCCTGGCTGCCGTGGCCGGAGGTGGTGTCGGTGGCCGGGCGACTACCAGGTGCAGCGGTGTCGAGACCGGCGACGTGGTGGGCGCCGGCGGGCTCGGCGAGCCGACCGGTCGGGCTGCGGCTGGGTCAGCTGGTTGCGGTGGTCCGCGGCGCGGCGATGGCGGCCTGTTCGGCCTCGTCGGGTCCGTCGGTGCTGACGGCCACGGCCCACCAGCCGGGCTGCTGGATCACCGCCGTGCCGGCGCTGAACCTGGGCAGCCGGGCGACGACGACCACCATCGGCGTGGGCTGGTCGCTGTCCAGCCGCCGATGACGCGTGGCCGTTGGGGGCTGCGGTGTTGCGCTGGTAGGCGGCGAGTTCGGCGCTGACGAGTCGGGCGACGTGGTCGAGAGCTTCTACGGCGGCGTCGATGCCGGCGGTCGCGCTGTCGGTGGTGAAGTCGTCGAAGCCCTAGTGCAGGCTGGCCAACCGGACCCGTTCGCCGTCGATGGCCAGGTCGGCGGTGATGATGGCGCCGCCGTCCACGCCGTCGCCGTCGGCGGTGCGCCAGACCTGCACCTGCCGCAGCGCGGGATGCAGGTGCCACACCTGCGGCTGCGGGTCGTCGTCGAGGGCGGCGAGCAGCGCTTCCAAACCGGCCGGGATCGTCAGCTCGGTGGTACGGAAGGTAGCGTCGATGCCGTGCTCGTCGGCGACGCCGTCGGCCAGCCAGGCCCGGCAGGCCTCCGGGTCGAACGTCACCGCGGGACCGTCGGCGATCCGGCTAGCCGCCCACTGTGCGCGCCAGGGCCGTACTCGCCATGGACACATTGGCTGCCTGGATCGGTGCGCCCGGTAGGTAGTTCAGGCTTGCCCGCTGGTAGCCTGCCAGTCCTGCACTTCCCGCGGTTACGGGAGTTGAGGTAGAACGTCGGCCGCGCGGTCATAGCGAAAGCGCCACCGGCCCGCTCGTTGCGTTCCAACACCAGCGGCCTCGGGTATCCGCTGAGTCTCAGCGCCTTCTCGATCACGTCCCGTGGCAGCGACGTCTTCTTCGCCAGGCCAAAGGGCGTGATATAAGACGTTCCTGATACAGGGGGCCTGAAGTTGTCCAGCGGCCCGCGCCGTCGACGTGGCGGTGACGACCGCGCTGAACACCAGCAACACTTCCGGCTCCGCCAGCGCGGCGATCACACGGGCGTCGGCGATGCTCACGCAGGCCACAGTAGCTGCGGTGGCAGATCAGCCCAACCACCGACCCACAGCTGAATGTTTACAAACTCCCAGCTCAACACCTATCAAACGACTACGCAACAGCCCTGCGACCTGGTGTCACGTCTTGTCTATTGACAGGTAGGCAACATTTGTCTACAACTGACTGTCCTATGACAGGGGAGGATGGACATGTCAGTGCCGAAAGACAAGTTTGACGCGTTTGTCTCGTACAGCCATGCGCTCGACGGAAAGCTCGCCCCCGTTGTGCAAGGTGAGCTTGAGCGATTCGCAAAGCCCTGGTATCGAATGCGCGCACTACGCGTCTTCAGGGATGCTGCCAACCTATCCGCATCGCCGGGTCTGTGGTCTGCCATCGAACGTGCGCTGGCTTCATCCGAGTGGTTCGTGCTAATGGCCTCGCCAGAAGCCGCACGCTCCGAGTGGGTCAACCGGGAGGTGGCCTGGTGGGTGGCAAACCGTTCACCCAATCGGCTGCTCCTAGCGGTAACCAGCGGCGATTTCGTCTGGGACAAGGACGTAGGGGATGTGGATTTCAAGACGAGTACCGCCGTCCCGCCCGCGCTTCGGGGTGTGTTGGCTGAGGAGCCGCGTTGGATTGACCTACGATGGCTGCGTGATGCCGACCTGGCAGACGCCTCGAATCCGCGCTTGCGTGAGAGTGTTACGGAGCTAGGGTCGGCTATCCGAGACATGCCGAAGGACCTCCTCATCGGCGAGCACGTGAGAAGGCACCGGCAGGCGATGCGGCATGCGCGGTTGGCGATAGGAAGCCTGGCCACCCTGCTTGTGTTCCTTCTTGCCGCGACAGTTTACGCCGTCATCCAGAGTGAGGAGGCACAGAGCCAGACCCGAACTGCGACGGCTCAGCTGCTCGCCGCCACGGCCATTGCCGAAATGGAGGTACAGGCCGACCGCGCACAGCTCCTCGCCGTCGAAGGCTACCGGATGCAGCGCAATCCCCGCACCGCAGCCGCGTTATTGGACGTTTTGACAGCAAGCCCTCACCTTGTACGGCAGGTGCCAGTGGGCGCAACGGTCACGGCTGTATCCGGATCGGCCGATGGAAACACGGTTGTTGCCGGCACCGACGATGGTCGCCTCCTCCGATGGAGGCTGGATACCTGGACGTTGGATGAGATTCGGCTAGGCCACGATGAGATCCTCAGTGTCGCGATCAGTGCGGACGGCGGCACCACATTAGCTGTAGATGGGACAGTTGCGGTAACGTGGAAGGCCACCGGCCCTTCTTCTCCCTTGAGTTTCGAAGCCAAGGGTGCGGTTTCCATTGCAGTGTCACCATCAGGCGCATTAGCAGCGATGATCGTGAAAAATGGCAACGGTGCTGACCTGGCCGTGGCCCTATATGACCCGGCCACCGGTAGCCGCATACGCGCCACACGATCGCGCAAATATTGGTCTGACGTCGGGATGCCGAACGAGTCGACGGTCATCCTTGCCGGCGGTACAGGCGCTTGGGAGCGTATGCGTACCAGCGACCTGTCTGTGTCGTCATACTCGGATGACACCACCACTCCAGCCGGTGACTACGCTGGTGGCGGATCGGCGGAGGCGTCCTACTTCGGATACATCAAGTACCGACAGGTAGTCCTTCAAGTCAACAACAACACCTCCTCTGGCGAGATCAAGGGCGCTGAAGTGCCGGTTGCCCAGCCAGAACTGCTCACGATCCGAAACGATGGCAAGTACGTGGCAGCCTCGGGTGGCGGAACACTTTGGATCGCCAGTACGGCTGATGATCCTGGCGCGCCGATTCAGTTGACAGGTAGCGGCCGGATCGACGCTATGGCATTTGTCGGCAACTCGACCAAGCTAGTGTCGGCGGCGGCCGACTCCCTCGCGTTGTGGGATATCAGCCAGCATTCGCGCTTGAGCCGCGCATCGTGGGTCGACGTTCCAGAGGTTGCTAACGTCGGACCCCCGCCACGCATTGCTGTGACGCGCGATGGCAAACGCGTCGCCGTGCTAGGCGGAAACTCTGATGTAGGTGCCGTCCATACGCTAGACGACTCGTTGGTGCGTAGCGAGCCTATCCTTCCCTTCTACGTTGAGCACAATCGAATCCCGCTGTGGAGCGCCGACGGAAAATGGCTCTGGCTGGTTGGGGCGGGTGGGGCGACCCGCGTTCTCCTAGGCTCCGGACCCGATGTTGGCGTTTGGCCCGCGGCGAGCGATGCGGGCATTCTAGCTGCGGGTGTATCCGCCGATGGCCGTCGGGCTGTCTTCGTCGAGGCCGGTGGTGGGCTGCAGGTGCGTCGCACCTCCGACGGCGCGGTGCTTAAGCAGACGCCCGGTGCACCGGAGAATCCCTCTTTAGCTAATGGTTTGAGCAGTGCTGATCTAACCGTAGCGGCTGCCGTGAGCGCGGACGCGCGGAACGCCGCGGTGGTTCAGTCTGATACGACCCGACGTGTCGTTGTAACTGACGTTGAATCGCTTCGCTCTCACGAACTGGCCGGTCCGCCCGCCCAAGCCGTCACCTTCGGCGAGGGCTACCTTTTGGTGGTGCGCGAGAACGGCGATCTTGAGGTGTGGGATCAGGAGGGAACGGCGAGGCAGCGTACGGTGGCAGGCGATGCCGGGTATGCAGTAGCAATTGCGGTGGTGCCTGGCACGGGGCTAGTAGTTCGCCTGCGTTCGGACGGGCGAGCAGTAGTGATCGACATCCCATCTGGTGTCGTGCTCGGGTCCTTGCAGTTGCCGCCGATGACGCGAGGCTCAACAGCCAGTCCATGGCACGCGACTTCCATGGTCGGCGCCGCAGGCACTGTTGAACTGCTGACCGCGACTTCAGGTGGCAGCCTCGTCCGATGGCCGATGAACGATCATGTATGGCTGCAGATCGCTTGTCAGACAGCAGGTCGGAACCTGACGGTGTCTGAATGGCGATCCGTTGCAGCCATCGATCCGCCTGAGGACTTGTCATGTGGCCGCCCGCTGGACTGAAACCGATCTCGCAAGTCGGCTACCTGCGCCCATTCCGCGTCGCCAAGGACACCGAAGGTCTACGCGCCAAGCTCAAGCGAGGTGAGCGCAGCACCGCAAGCACCTTCGCCTGTTCGGCCTCGGACAGGGCGTTGGCCGGCCGCGGCCGCGGCGACGGCGTCCCCGGCGGTGTGGGCTTGGCCCGCCGGTAGTGGCCGGCCCTCGACTTGCCCAACAGCGCGCAGGCCCGCTTGATCGACGTCAACGGCGCCAGGGCGGTGAAGGCGTCGTCGATCACCTGCGCGGCCTGCCGTCGCGTGTCTGCTCCGCGCTCTCGGAGAGCAGCCCCAAGAGCGCGTGTGCGTTTCCCACCACGTCCAGCGCGGCCCTGGTCTTCGCCAGCTCGGCTTGCAGGCGTTCGTTCTCCCGCCGCAGCCGTTCGTTCTCCACCTGCTCAGCAGTCTTGCCAGGCCGGCGGCCCGGCCTCGGTGCCGGCCCGGAAAGGGTTCCGGCGTCGCGGGCGCGACGCCACTCGATGATGTGTGAGTGGTACAGCCCTTCGCGGCGCAGCAGCGCACCCCGCGCGCCGGCCTCGGTCAACGCGTCGTACTCGGCCACGATGGCGAGCTTGTACTCAGGTGTGAACGTCCGGCGCTTCGGCCGGTCCGCCCGCGGTGAGGAGGCTGAACCCATCAGCCCATCCTCGCCCAAGCCGATGTCAGCGATGCTCAAGGTCACGATCGTTGATGATCCCGTCTCGCCCTACTTCACAAAATCTGGCACCCCGATGTCTCACGGGATCCTGACACGGAGGGATCCGACGGCTGCCGTGCTCGACACGCAGAGCGTGAAGACGTCCACCAACGTGCCCGTGACCAGCCAAGGAACAGATGCGGGCAGGAAGATCGTGGGTCGGAAACGAGGGATCATCACCGACGCTCTCGGCATCATCCTCGCCGTAATCGTGACTGCCGCGAACCTGTCGGACAACGCTATCGGAACACGCCTGGCCCAGGGGCGGGCCAGGTTCTTAAGACCGTGTTCGAGGGCCTTGGCCAACTGCTTGTCGCGCTGGTGGCTGTACGAGATGAACACGTCCCGTCTGACGAGCGCACCTCCGCATCACTGTCCTCAGTGGTGGGCAGATCGCAGATCCTATCGGCCGGCAAGGGACGCCGTCAGCCCCGCCGTGACCCGGTCGACACGTGCCGCCGGGCCCGGCGCGGTCGGGCGCTCACGCGGTGTTGCGCTGGTACGGCAGCGAGCCCGAGCCCTTCGCTCCCGCGTTGTCGAGGTCGAGCTGCGCATGCAGCAGCGCCTTGACGGTCTCGTCACTCATGCCGGCGAGCTTCCCGAAGCCCAGCACGTACGGCCTCAGCCGCGACTGCATGGCCGCGAGATCGGCCCGGCACTCGGCGTTTCCCGGCCACTCCTGCTCGGGCCGGTCGGACGACTCCTGCTCCCATGCGTGCAGCTCCGGGTGCCAACGCGAGAGGAATGGCGCGAGCTCGTTGTTCACCATCGCGAGCGCGAGGTGCTCGACCGACGGTGCCGCGCCGACGAACCGGCTCGGCTTCACCTCGTCGAGGATCTGCCGCGTGAGCAGCACCAGCGCGTGTAGCGACGACAGCGCCTCACGAAGCCGCCCGGTGCCCGGGGCCAGGGGTCGTATGGCCACACGGCTGGTCATCTCCTTGAACAGCCGCCAGGCGACCTGCTGTGTGTCGCGGGTGAGCACGAAATTCAGCTCACTGAGCTGAGGCACGGTCACCTTCACGTCGGTCAGCCGGATGCCGCCGACGCTGTACGCGTGCACGATCACCGCCGCCACGGCGCCTGCGGTGGCTCCAGCGAGTATGAATAGGTTCTGCCCGTCGAGCAGGCTCGCGTAATATACCGCCACGCCCACGGCCGCACCAACGACTAGGCCCGCCAGGATCTTGAGCCACCAGCCTCGGCGGACCATGCCGCTCCTCCCCGCTCCCCGTGACACGGATGCGCTTGCCGCTGCTCGTCAGCGTGTCATTCAATCACGACGGAGCGCACCGCGGGCGGTGTGCGCCCGGACCGGGGGCGAGCGCGTCGCCGAGCAGGACGGCGAAGCCGTCTCCGACCGGCCAGACCATCTGGATGGGCGGGTCGATGTCCATGACCGGAAACGCGCTCCGGGTGGTGGTGCAGTGCACGGCGGTCGCGCAGGGCTCGGGCAGGTGCCACAGCGCCTGGCCATCGACGTGCGCCCGAGCGGCGTCGGTGACGTGGCGGGGTTGGGCGAACAGCCGCCGGTGCGGTGTCGAACCGAACATGTTCGTGTACTCGACGGTGGTGGCGTTGAGGTAGAGGGTCCAGTCGACGCCGCCGGGGATCGGGGCGATGTTGAACTGCACGCCGGGGCTGGGCTCCAGCCGCCAGAAGTCGACCATGTTGGTTGGGTTGTATGCGACGGTGCCGCGGTGGCCGATGTAGCCGGCGTAGCGCAGGCGCCGGTACGGGTCGAGGATTTTGCGGCCGGTGGATGCCCGCCCGTCGGCGAGCACGACGATGTCGGCGGGTGTGGTGCGACCGTCGGCGAAGTGCAGCAGCGGGCGCCCGCGGTATGCGGTGAGCCCGGTCAGCCGCGCGCCGGTCTGCGCCATGCCGGCGGGGATCCGGGTGGTCAGGGCTCGGTTGAGCTGGGTCCAGGTGGTGAACCGGCCGGGGGTAGGCGCGGCGTCTCGGGTCGCCGAGGGCTCGGGCGTGGACCGGGGTCTGCCAGATCGTCCCCGACGGGACGTGGACGTATTCGTCCTGTCCGAGGCCGAGCTGGTCGAGGATGCCGAGGCTGGAGTGTTCCAGGGAGATCAGGCCGCCGCCGAGCGTGGTGCTGGCCGGCGTGGCCTCGTAGAGGGTGACATGTGCGAAGCCGGCCTGGGTGAGCAGCAAAGCTGCGGCGGGACCGGTCAGCGATCCGCCGATGACAGCGATCCGCGGTCCGGTGGATGACCGTGCCGTGGCGGGCCGGTCGGGCTGGGGGCCGGTGCGGTGCTGCTGGTGTGGGCTGCGCATGGTCAGGGTTCCTCCAGAAAGGGAAGGTGGGGAACCCCGGGCACGGCCTGCTGGCCGTGCCCGGGGTGTGCGAGGTCGCACAGCGGTGGCCGGGCATCGGCCGGTAGGTGGTGCAGCTAGGGCGAGCGCGCCGGGGAACGGCTGCGCTGCTACGCCGTCAGCCGGCGGTGGTCAGGGGTCGGATGCGTAGCGGCGGGATCCGCCGCCACGACGCGGCGAGTGTGGCGGGCTGCGCCGGGTGCCGGATCACGTCGTAGTCGCGGACCCAGACCGCGTACCAGGGCTCCGCCGGTGCCGCTTGCCGCAGCAGCTGATCGCCGCTGACCGGAATTCCGGCCAGGGCGGGTGTTCGCTGGCCCGGTACCGAGAACGCTGCCCGGCTACCCGGGCATCGGGCAGGCCCGGCTGCTGTAGGACGCGCACGGCGGGCAAACAGCCGGCGCGGTGCACTGACAGGTCAAGTCGGACTCCCGGGCGAACAGCACCGCCAGCTGGCCCAGCCGATTGCCGCAGACCTGGCACAGGGTCCGGGTCAGGCAGCGATACTGCGACAGGTCGGTGAGCTTCCCGAACAGATGCAGCTTAGTTGAGGTGGCCGGGGTGCTCCACGGGACGACGAGCCCGCCGGTGCGGGGCCGCCCGGCCAGGTGCACCGGGATGTCATGCGTCGCCGTCACCGGCACCACCACCTTCGTCCGGCGCGCTCCCGGGCTGCGGTGCGAGGTCGGCTAGGACGTGGC
This region includes:
- a CDS encoding TIR domain-containing protein, producing the protein MPKDKFDAFVSYSHALDGKLAPVVQGELERFAKPWYRMRALRVFRDAANLSASPGLWSAIERALASSEWFVLMASPEAARSEWVNREVAWWVANRSPNRLLLAVTSGDFVWDKDVGDVDFKTSTAVPPALRGVLAEEPRWIDLRWLRDADLADASNPRLRESVTELGSAIRDMPKDLLIGEHVRRHRQAMRHARLAIGSLATLLVFLLAATVYAVIQSEEAQSQTRTATAQLLAATAIAEMEVQADRAQLLAVEGYRMQRNPRTAAALLDVLTASPHLVRQVPVGATVTAVSGSADGNTVVAGTDDGRLLRWRLDTWTLDEIRLGHDEILSVAISADGGTTLAVDGTVAVTWKATGPSSPLSFEAKGAVSIAVSPSGALAAMIVKNGNGADLAVALYDPATGSRIRATRSRKYWSDVGMPNESTVILAGGTGAWERMRTSDLSVSSYSDDTTTPAGDYAGGGSAEASYFGYIKYRQVVLQVNNNTSSGEIKGAEVPVAQPELLTIRNDGKYVAASGGGTLWIASTADDPGAPIQLTGSGRIDAMAFVGNSTKLVSAAADSLALWDISQHSRLSRASWVDVPEVANVGPPPRIAVTRDGKRVAVLGGNSDVGAVHTLDDSLVRSEPILPFYVEHNRIPLWSADGKWLWLVGAGGATRVLLGSGPDVGVWPAASDAGILAAGVSADGRRAVFVEAGGGLQVRRTSDGAVLKQTPGAPENPSLANGLSSADLTVAAAVSADARNAAVVQSDTTRRVVVTDVESLRSHELAGPPAQAVTFGEGYLLVVRENGDLEVWDQEGTARQRTVAGDAGYAVAIAVVPGTGLVVRLRSDGRAVVIDIPSGVVLGSLQLPPMTRGSTASPWHATSMVGAAGTVELLTATSGGSLVRWPMNDHVWLQIACQTAGRNLTVSEWRSVAAIDPPEDLSCGRPLD
- a CDS encoding transposase, which produces MTLSIADIGLGEDGLMGSASSPRADRPKRRTFTPEYKLAIVAEYDALTEAGARGALLRREGLYHSHIIEWRRARDAGTLSGPAPRPGRRPGKTAEQVENERLRRENERLQAELAKTRAALDVVGNAHALLGLLSESAEQTRDGRPRR